AGCACGCCGATGCGGCCGAGGCCCACCACGCCGACGGTCTTGCCCTGCAGCTCGACGCCGGTGTACTTGGACCGCTTCCACTCCCCCGCCTTGAGCGCGGCGCTGGCGGCTGCGGTGTTCCGCGCGACGGCGAGCAGCAGCGCGACGGCCTGCTCGGCGGCGGAGACGATGTTGGAGGTGGGGGCGTTGACGACCATGACGCCCCGCGCGGTGGCGGCCGGCACCTCGACGTTGTCCAGGCCGACACCGGCCCGGGCGACCACCTTCAGTCGCGGCGCGGCGGCGATCGCCTCGGCGTCGATCTGCGTGGCGCTGCGCACGATGACCGCGTCGGCCTCGGAGAGCGCGGAGAGCAGGGCCGGGCGGTCGGTGCCGTCGACGTGGCGGACGTCGAAGTCGTGCGCGAGCACCTCGATGGCGGCGGGAGCGAGTTCTTCGGCGATCAGTACGACAGGAGTCATCGGTCCTCGTAGATGTCGTCAGAGCGGTCGGCTGCGGCGGTGGACGCCGCGCTGCGCCCTGCGGTGAGCCGTGCCATGGCCGTCAGGTGCCGGCTACGCACCTACCAGGGATCGTAGGTCGTGGGCCGGCCGGCGTGTCCGGGACGAGGGGGTGAGCGCCCTCACAAACCCGACATGTCCCGGGGCTGAACAGGGAGGGAACGCGCGACGGTGACGCGCCCGACGCCGGGGAGAGCGTCGGACGCGTCACCATGCCGCAGCAGCGTCAGGCCGTCTCGGTGATCGGACGGTCGACCCAGCTCATCATCGAACGCAGCTTCTGGCCGGTCTCCTCGATCGGGTGCGCCGCACCCTCGGCCCGCCACTTGGCGAAGTTCGGCCGGCCGGCCTCGTCCTCGGCGACCCACTCGCGGGCGAACTCGCCGGACTGGATCTCGCCGAGGATCTTGCGCATCTCCTCCTTGACCCGCGAGTCGATGACCCGGGGGCCGCGGGACAGGTCGCCGTACTCGGCGGTGTCGGAGACGCTGTAGCGCATCCGGGCGATGCCGCCCTCGTACATCAGGTCGACGATGAGCTTCAGCTCGTGCAGGCACTCGAAGTAGGCCACCTCGGGGGCGTAGCCGGCCTCGGTGAGCACCTCGAAACCGGTCTGCACCAGCGCCGCCGCACCACCGCAGAGCACCGCCTGCTCGCCGAAGAGGTCGGTCTCGGTCTCCTCGGTGAAGGTGGTGCGGATCGCGCCGGCCCGGGTGCCGCCGATCGCCTTCGCGTACGACAGGGCCAGGGCGAACGCGCCGCCGGTGGCGTCCTGCTCGACGGCGACCAGGCAGGGCACGCCCTTGCCGTCGACGTACTGGCGGCGGACCAGGTGGCCGGGGCCCTTCGGGGCGACCATCGCCACGTCCACGTCGGCCGGGGGCTGGATCAGGTCGTACCGGATGTTGAAGCCGTGGCCGAAGAAGAGCGCCTTGCCGGGGGCCAGGTTCGGGGCGATCGCGTCGGCGTAGAGCGTCCGCTGCGCGGTGTCCGGCGCCAGGATCATGATGACTTCGGCCTCGGCCGCCGCCTCGGCCGGCGAGAGCACGCGCAGGCCCTGCTCCTCGGCCTTGGGCCGGCTCTTGGACCCGGTCGGCAGGCCGATCACCACGTCGACGCCGGAGTCGCGCAGCGACAGCGCGTGGGCGTGGCCCTGGCTGCCGTACCCGATCACGGCGACCTTGCGGCCCTGGATCAGGCCCAGGTCGGCGTCGTCGTCGTAGTACACCTCAACGCTCATTGACTTCCCTTTCGTACGGCGGTCCGAGCGGCCCGTCGTGGACTTGTGCGTGTGCTTCCCGGCGGCGCGGCGGCGTCGGCGCGATGGGGTGGGTTCAGGCGGCGCGGAGCGACGGTCCGGCGGTGATGGACCGCGAGCCGCGCCCGATCGCCACCGTGCCGGACTGGA
This genomic interval from Micromonospora sp. CCTCC AA 2012012 contains the following:
- the ilvC gene encoding ketol-acid reductoisomerase; the encoded protein is MSVEVYYDDDADLGLIQGRKVAVIGYGSQGHAHALSLRDSGVDVVIGLPTGSKSRPKAEEQGLRVLSPAEAAAEAEVIMILAPDTAQRTLYADAIAPNLAPGKALFFGHGFNIRYDLIQPPADVDVAMVAPKGPGHLVRRQYVDGKGVPCLVAVEQDATGGAFALALSYAKAIGGTRAGAIRTTFTEETETDLFGEQAVLCGGAAALVQTGFEVLTEAGYAPEVAYFECLHELKLIVDLMYEGGIARMRYSVSDTAEYGDLSRGPRVIDSRVKEEMRKILGEIQSGEFAREWVAEDEAGRPNFAKWRAEGAAHPIEETGQKLRSMMSWVDRPITETA